A single window of Nicotiana tomentosiformis chromosome 1, ASM39032v3, whole genome shotgun sequence DNA harbors:
- the LOC104097705 gene encoding scopoletin glucosyltransferase-like, producing MDRRTDQLHIFFLPMMAPGHMIPLVDIARQFARRGAKATIITTPLNASKFSKAIQRDRELGSDISIRTTEFPCKEAGLPDGCENIASTTSTEMYLKFIMSLSLFQQPFEQFLEEDHPDCLVAAPQFSWAVDVAAKLGIPRLFFNGTGFFPLCAIHSLMEHKPHLKIESDTEEFIIPGLPDTIKMSRQQLPDHLKYETESIITEIVRNIMRAEMTSYGAIVNSFYELEPNYVTHRELEGRKAWHVGPVSLYNKDNEDKAQRGHGISYCEHQCLDWLNTKEPKSVIYICFGSMSVFSSAQLLEIAMALEASDQQFIWAVTQDTTNEEQTWMPERFEEKLKGRGLIIKGWAPQVLILDHEAIGGFVTHCGWNSLLEGVTAGVPMVTWPLSAEQFFNEKLPTEILKIGVPVGAQAWSYKTDSTVPINRENIQRAITKLMVGQEADEMRSRAAALGNLAKMAVEKGGSSDNSLGSLLEELRKRKSSSN from the coding sequence ATGGATAGAAGAACTGATCAACTTCACATATTCTTTCTACCAATGATGGCTCCTGGCCACATGATACCACTAGTAGACATAGCCAGGCAATTTGCTAGGCGCGGGGCGAAGGCAACCATTATCACGACTCCTCTCAACGCGTCTAAATTCTCCAAAGCGATCCAAAGAGACAGAGAGTTGGGCAGTGATATTAGCATCCGTACGACCGAGTTCCCTTGCAAAGAAGCTGGATTGCCAGATGGCTGTGAAAACATAGCTTCTACTACTAGTACAGAGATGTATCTGAAATTCATCATGAGCCTATCCCTGTTTCAACAACCATTTGAACAATTCCTAGAAGAAGATCATCCAGATTGTCTAGTAGCAGCCCCTCAATTTTCATGGGCTGTTGATGTTGCAGCCAAGCTGGGGATTCCAAGACTATTTTTCAATGGCACTGGTTTTTTCCCTCTTTGTGCTATACATAGTTTGATGGAACACAAACCTCATTTAAAGATTGAATCTGACACAGAAGAGTTCATCATCCCTGGCCTTCCTGACACAATAAAGATGTCAAGGCAGCAACTTCCGGACCATTTAAAGTATGAAACAGAAAGCATAATAACTGAAATTGTTAGGAATATTATGAGAGCAGAAATGACTAGTTATGGAGCTATTGTAAACAGCTTTTATGAGCTGGAACCAAATTATGTAACACACAGGGAATTGGAAGGGAGAAAAGCATGGCACGTCGGTCCAGTTTCCCTCTACAACAAAGACAATGAAGATAAAGCCCAAAGAGGACATGGCATCTCCTATTGTGAGCATCAGTGTTTGGATTGGCTCAATACCAAGGAACCAAAATCAGTCATTTATATATGTTTCGGCAGTATGTCTGTCTTTTCATCCGCTCAGTTGCTTGAGATAGCAATGGCTCTTGAAGCATCAGACCAGCAATTTATTTGGGCGGTGACGCAAGATACAACCAATGAAGAGCAAACGTGGATGCCAGAAAGATTTGAGGAAAAGCTGAAGGGACGAGGACTGATAATCAAAGGATGGGCGCCCCAGGTGTTAATCCTTGATCATGAAGCCATTGGAGGTTTTGTCACTCACTGCGGGTGGAACTCGTTGCTGGAGGGAGTAACTGCTGGAGTGCCAATGGTCACGTGGCCACTGTCAGCAGAACAATTTTTTAATGAAAAGCTGCCCACGGAGATTTTAAAGATAGGAGTTCCAGTAGGCGCTCAAGCTTGGTCTTACAAAACAGATAGTACAGTCCCAATAAACAGGGAAAACATACAGAGAGCAATCACCAAACTGATGGTTGGTCAGGAAGCTGATGAGATGAGAAGCCGCGCAGCTGCCTTAGGAAATTTGGCTAAAATGGCTGTGGAGAAAGGTGGATCCTCTGACAACAGCTTGGGTTCCTTACTAGAAGAATTGAGGAAGAGGAAAAGCAGCTCCAACTGA
- the LOC104116450 gene encoding scopoletin glucosyltransferase-like: MDKRTDQLHIYFLPMMAPGHMIPLVDMARQFTRRGVKATLVTTPLNAPKFSKTIQRDRELGNDISIRTIEFPCKEAGLPDGCENLASTTSTEMTLKFIKALYLFQQPVEQFLEEDHPDCLIAGTLFPWTVDVAAKLGIPRLVFSGTGLLPLCAYHSLMEHKPHLKVESDTEEFIIPGLPHTIKMSRQQLSDHIKDETENPMTEIIKDVMRAEMTSYGAIVNSFYELEPNYVKHYREVVGRKAWHIGPVSLCNKDNEDKAQRGQEICFSEDQCLDWLNSKKPKSVIYICFGSMSIFSSAQLLEIAMALEASDQQFIWVVKQNTTNEEQNEWMPEGFEEKLKGRGLIIKGWAPQVLILDHEAIGGFVTHCGWNSSLEGVTAGVPMVTWPLSAEQFFNEKLLVEILKIGVPVGAQAWSQRTDSRVPINRENIQRAVTKLMVGPEAEEMRSRAAALGKLAKMAVEKGGSSDNSLVSLLEELRKRQSNSN, encoded by the coding sequence ATGGATAAAAGAACTGATCAACTTCATATATACTTTTTGCCAATGATGGCTCCAGGCCATATGATACCACTAGTAGACATGGCCAGGCAATTTACTCGGCGTGGTGTGAAGGCAACCCTTGTCACGACTCCTCTCAACGCACCTAAATTCTCCAAAACAATCCAAAGAGACAGAGAGTTGGGCAATGATATTAGCATCCGAACAATCGAGTTCCCTTGCAAAGAAGCTGGATTGCCAGATGGCTGTGAAAACTTAGCTTCTACTACTAGTACAGAAATGACCCTGAAATTCATCAAAGCCCTCTACTTGTTTCAACAACCAGTTGAACAGTTCCTAGAAGAAGATCATCCAGATTGTCTAATAGCAGGCACTCTCTTCCCTTGGACTGTTGACGTTGCAGCCAAGCTGGGAATTCCAAGACTAGTTTTCAGTGGCACCGGTTTACTTCCTCTTTGTGCTTATCACAGTTTGATGGAACACAAACCTCACTTGAAGGTCGAATCGGACACAGAAGAGTTCATCATCCCTGGCCTTCCTCACACAATAAAGATGTCAAGACAACAGCTTTCTGACCATATAAAGGATGAAACAGAAAACCCAATGACTGAAATAATTAAAGATGTTATGAGAGCAGAAATGACTAGTTATGGAGCTATTGTAAACAGCTTTTATGAGCTGGAACCAAATTATGTAAAACATTACAGGGAAGTGGTAGGGAGAAAAGCATGGCACATTGGTCCAGTTTCACTCTGCAATAAAGACAATGAAGATAAAGCTCAAAGAGGACAAGAAATCTGCTTTTCTGAGGATCAGTGTTTAGATTGGCTCAATTCCAAGAAACCAAAATCGGTCATATACATCTGTTTCGGCAGCATGTCGATCTTTTCATCGGCTCAGTTGCTTGAGATAGCAATGGCTCTTGAAGCTTCAGACCAGCAATTTATTTGGGTGGTGAAGCAAAATACAACAAATGAAGAGCAGAATGAGTGGATGCCAGAAGGATTTGAGGAAAAGCTGAAGGGACGAGGTCTGATAATAAAAGGATGGGCACCGCAGGTGCTAATCCTTGATCATGAAGCCATTGGAGGTTTTGTCACTCACTGCGGATGGAACTCGTCGCTCGAAGGAGTAACTGCTGGAGTTCCAATGGTTACGTGGCCACTGTCAGCAGAGCAATTTTTTAATGAAAAACTGCTCGTAGAGATTTTAAAGATAGGAGTTCCAGTAGGTGCTCAGGCCTGGTCTCAAAGAACAGACAGCAGAGTCCCAATAAACAGGGAAAACATACAGAGAGCAGTGACCAAACTCATGGTTGGTCCGGAAGCTGAGGAGATGCGAAGCCGTGCAGCTGCCTTAGGAAAATTGGCTAAAATGGCCGTAGAGAAAGGTGGATCCTCTGACAACAGCTTGGTGTCTTTACTAGAAGAATTGAGGAAGAGGCAAAGCAACTCCAACTGA